A single window of Streptomyces sp. NBC_00464 DNA harbors:
- a CDS encoding DUF2530 domain-containing protein — MAKWTPKHEAPEPLEGPVVATITGGTILWFVLFLVQLPFYGWFDDHGHLWWIWTCLAGAGLGLIGIWYVRGRDAALKRAAAAGDEAGDTPGATA; from the coding sequence ATGGCGAAGTGGACACCGAAGCACGAGGCACCCGAGCCCCTGGAGGGGCCCGTCGTCGCGACCATCACCGGCGGCACGATCCTCTGGTTCGTCCTCTTCCTGGTCCAGCTCCCCTTCTACGGCTGGTTCGACGACCACGGACACCTGTGGTGGATCTGGACCTGTCTGGCCGGTGCCGGGCTCGGACTGATCGGTATCTGGTACGTGCGGGGCCGCGACGCGGCACTCAAGCGGGCCGCCGCGGCAGGCGACGAGGCCGGGGACACCCCGGGCGCCACCGCCTGA
- a CDS encoding HAD-IC family P-type ATPase — protein MTQRAPEPSGDEPDGSSGPPGTDRPVMIDAGSELDPVHPVGLPAAGRGLTAAEVAERIARGEVNDVPVRSSRSVTEIVRANVFTRFNLIIGVLWVIMLFVAPIQDSLFGFVIIANTGIGIVQEWRAKKTLDSLAVIGEAKPTVRRDGIAAEISTSEIVLGDLVELGPGDKVVVDGTVAEADSLEIDESLLTGEADPVIKRAGDPVMSGSFVVAGGGAFAATKVGREAYAAQLAEEASRFTLVQSELRSGISTILKYVTWMMIPTAIGLIISQLVVKDNNFKESVARTVGGIVPMIPEGLVLLTSVAFAIGVVRLGRKQCLVQELPAIEGLARVDVVCLDKTGTLTEGGMDVAEVRALNGTDEPYLHRVLGALGASDPRPNASLQAIIDAYPVPAGQGWRVTQALPFSSARKYSGAEFDEGGGRESAWLLGAPDVLLPEADPALTEIEQLNEQGLRVLLLARVRGELDAPDIAAGAAPSALIVLEQRLRPDAGETLAYFADQRVATKVISGDNAVSVGAVAAKLGLPGAEHTMDARKLPTDPDAMATAMEENTVFGRVTPQQKRDMVAALQSRGHTVAMTGDGVNDVLALKDADIGVSMGSGSEATRAVAQIVLLNNSFATLPSVVAEGRRVIGNITRVATLFLTKTVYSVLLAVLVVCFQVEYPFLPRHLTLLSTLTIGVPAFFLALAPNKERAHPHFVRRVMRYAIPSGTIAAAATFTMYLIARSHYSGTGALDAETSAATLTLFLVSMWVLAIIARPYTWWRICLVAAMGLAFLIVLVVPWLQDFFALKLVGTTMPWTAVGIAVVASVALEYTWRLVGRRFPV, from the coding sequence ATGACTCAGCGGGCACCCGAACCTTCAGGGGACGAGCCGGACGGCTCGTCCGGCCCTCCCGGCACCGACCGGCCGGTGATGATCGACGCCGGTTCCGAGCTCGACCCGGTCCACCCGGTCGGGCTGCCCGCCGCCGGACGCGGGCTCACCGCCGCCGAGGTCGCCGAGCGGATCGCCCGCGGCGAGGTCAACGACGTACCCGTGCGCTCCTCCCGGTCCGTGACCGAGATCGTCCGCGCCAACGTCTTCACCCGGTTCAACCTGATCATCGGCGTGCTCTGGGTGATCATGCTGTTCGTCGCGCCGATCCAGGACAGCCTCTTCGGCTTCGTGATCATCGCCAACACCGGCATCGGCATCGTGCAGGAGTGGCGGGCCAAGAAGACCCTGGACAGCCTCGCGGTCATCGGCGAGGCGAAACCCACGGTCCGCCGGGACGGGATCGCCGCCGAGATCTCCACCTCCGAGATCGTCCTCGGCGACCTCGTCGAGCTCGGCCCCGGCGACAAGGTCGTCGTGGACGGCACCGTCGCCGAGGCCGACAGCCTGGAGATCGACGAGTCACTGCTCACCGGCGAGGCCGACCCGGTGATCAAGCGGGCCGGTGACCCCGTCATGTCCGGCAGCTTCGTCGTCGCCGGCGGCGGGGCCTTCGCCGCCACCAAGGTCGGCCGCGAGGCCTATGCCGCACAGCTCGCCGAGGAGGCCTCCCGCTTCACGCTCGTCCAGTCCGAGCTGCGCAGCGGCATCTCGACCATCCTCAAGTACGTCACCTGGATGATGATCCCGACCGCGATCGGCCTGATCATCAGCCAGCTCGTCGTCAAGGACAACAACTTCAAGGAATCGGTCGCCCGGACCGTCGGCGGCATCGTCCCGATGATCCCCGAGGGCCTGGTCCTGCTCACGTCGGTCGCCTTCGCGATCGGTGTCGTACGACTGGGGCGCAAGCAGTGCCTCGTCCAGGAGCTCCCCGCCATCGAGGGCCTGGCCCGGGTCGACGTCGTCTGCCTGGACAAGACCGGCACCCTCACCGAGGGCGGCATGGACGTCGCCGAGGTCCGCGCGCTGAACGGGACCGACGAGCCGTACCTGCACCGCGTGCTGGGCGCCCTCGGCGCCTCCGACCCGCGCCCCAACGCCAGCCTCCAGGCCATCATCGACGCCTACCCGGTCCCCGCCGGGCAGGGCTGGCGCGTCACCCAGGCCCTGCCGTTCTCCTCGGCCCGCAAGTACAGCGGCGCCGAGTTCGACGAGGGCGGCGGGCGCGAGTCGGCCTGGCTGCTCGGCGCCCCCGACGTACTGCTGCCCGAGGCCGACCCGGCGCTCACCGAGATCGAGCAGCTCAACGAGCAGGGTCTGCGGGTGCTGCTGCTGGCCCGGGTGCGGGGCGAGCTGGATGCCCCGGACATCGCCGCCGGGGCCGCGCCGAGCGCGCTGATCGTCCTGGAACAGCGGCTGCGGCCCGACGCCGGGGAGACCCTCGCCTACTTCGCCGACCAGCGGGTCGCCACGAAGGTGATCTCCGGCGACAACGCCGTCTCGGTCGGAGCCGTCGCCGCGAAGCTCGGGCTGCCGGGCGCCGAGCACACCATGGACGCGCGCAAGCTGCCCACCGACCCCGACGCGATGGCCACCGCCATGGAGGAGAACACGGTCTTCGGGCGCGTCACCCCGCAGCAGAAGCGGGACATGGTCGCCGCCCTCCAGTCCCGCGGCCACACCGTCGCGATGACGGGCGACGGCGTCAACGACGTCCTCGCCCTCAAGGACGCCGACATCGGCGTCTCGATGGGCTCGGGCTCGGAGGCGACCCGGGCGGTCGCCCAGATCGTGCTGCTGAACAACAGCTTCGCGACCCTGCCGTCCGTCGTCGCCGAGGGCCGCCGGGTCATCGGCAACATCACCCGGGTCGCCACCCTGTTCCTGACGAAGACCGTCTACTCGGTGCTGCTGGCCGTCCTGGTCGTCTGCTTCCAGGTGGAGTACCCGTTCCTGCCCCGCCACCTGACCCTGCTGTCGACGCTGACGATCGGCGTCCCGGCGTTCTTCCTCGCCCTGGCCCCCAACAAGGAGCGGGCCCATCCGCACTTCGTGCGCCGCGTCATGCGGTACGCGATCCCGTCGGGCACCATCGCGGCCGCCGCCACCTTCACGATGTACCTGATCGCCCGGAGCCACTACTCCGGTACGGGTGCGCTGGACGCGGAGACGAGCGCGGCGACGCTCACGCTGTTCCTGGTCTCGATGTGGGTCCTGGCGATCATCGCCCGCCCCTACACGTGGTGGCGGATCTGTCTGGTGGCGGCGATGGGCCTGGCGTTCCTGATCGTGCTCGTGGTGCCGTGGCTCCAGGACTTCTTCGCCCTGAAGCTGGTGGGGACGACGATGCCGTGGACGGCGGTGGGCATCGCCGTGGTGGCCTCGGTCGCCCTGGAGTACACCTGGCGCCTGGTGGGCCGCCGCTTCCCGGTGTAG
- a CDS encoding calcium-binding protein, with translation MPAAQANGSYGDTTITKVSVNGGKNVVVGTSLVKKFTVSVTAKDNSGIKGIDIDLEGPAFGYLSPDSTKCSGSTCTASFTVDPKVDLPYSNDVAGTWYVNAWVDAKDGDYNWKDKAGTFKFQRAASQTVNAAPEPVKKGKTITVTGKLARANWDDFKYHGYTNQPVKLQFLKKGGTAWTTVKTAKTSSIGTLKATVTASVDGYWRYSFAGTASTPAVNSTGDFVDVQ, from the coding sequence GTGCCGGCCGCCCAGGCCAACGGCTCCTACGGCGACACCACCATCACCAAGGTGTCGGTCAACGGTGGCAAGAACGTGGTGGTCGGCACCAGCCTCGTCAAGAAGTTCACGGTCTCGGTGACCGCCAAGGACAACTCGGGCATCAAGGGCATCGACATCGACCTGGAGGGCCCGGCGTTCGGCTACCTGTCGCCGGACAGCACCAAGTGCTCCGGGAGCACCTGCACCGCGTCGTTCACCGTCGACCCCAAGGTCGACCTGCCGTACTCCAATGACGTCGCCGGTACCTGGTACGTCAACGCGTGGGTGGACGCCAAGGACGGCGACTACAACTGGAAGGACAAGGCGGGCACCTTCAAGTTCCAGCGGGCGGCTTCGCAGACCGTCAACGCCGCCCCCGAGCCGGTGAAGAAGGGCAAGACCATCACGGTCACCGGCAAGCTGGCGCGCGCCAACTGGGACGACTTCAAGTACCACGGCTACACCAACCAGCCGGTCAAGCTGCAGTTCCTCAAGAAGGGCGGCACGGCCTGGACGACGGTGAAGACCGCCAAGACGAGCAGCATCGGCACCCTGAAGGCCACGGTCACGGCCTCGGTCGACGGCTACTGGCGCTACAGCTTCGCCGGTACGGCCTCCACTCCGGCCGTCAACTCCACGGGTGACTTCGTCGACGTGCAGTAA
- a CDS encoding sacsin N-terminal ATP-binding-like domain-containing protein, whose translation MMATEGADPFGTARLRRGVLDAWGAGPARFREDANAEEDLALGGYRDRLVVELAQNAADAAARAHVPGRLRLTLHPATATAPAVLAAANTGAPLDATGVESLSTLRASAKREGHDGAVGRFGVGFAAVLAVSDEPAVVGRHGGVRWSLAEARDLAREAAVGSPGLGDELRRRDGHVPVLRLPLPAEGTAPDGYDTVVVLPLRDGVAEDLVGRLLAAVDDALLLTLTGLDEIVVETPDTVRTLRRSQQGPYTHVEDSAHGTNRWRTVTRHGPVEPALLADRPLEERLRPHWSVTWAVPVDAEGAPLSPRTAPVVHAPTPTDEPLGIPALLIASLPLDTTRRHPAPGPLTDFLVQRAADAYAELLADWQPVSVATIGLVPGPLGTGEVDGALRGAILERLPRVAFLEPAAPRDPAAEPDRWDNWDAGTESARKATTALRPIEAEVLEGVGAETVAVLAEVLPCLLPAGLERRVELRTLGVARVPLTEAIDRLAGLERDPGWWRRLYDSLAGVDPDRLSGLPVPLAGAVSQGADPETPAVPRTTIGPRQVLLPLPDALTGPVLDRLGRLGLKVAHPDAAHPLLEKLGALPATPRAVLTTPQVRAAVAGSLDAGEIWDEDALDGDELVDTVLTLVRDADLAPGDEPWLGALAVPDEDGELAPAGELVLPGSPFAAVMREGELAFCDAELAGRWGEQPLTACGVLATFALVRATDVVLDPDELEPRDSDFAEPDDAGLLDAVDVWCEDILDQLPDTPVPPVATEIVAVRDLDLVDDDAWPQALAILARPPLRDALTQPVRVLLPDGTTQSVRPYTAWWLRDHPVLGGRRPAGLRSHGGDPRLAGLYDSADATGFDDAQVLRALGVRTSVAALLDEPGGAAELLGRLADEDRPVGPVQLHSLYTALAELDPEQVTLPDELRAVVDGEVRVVDAADAMIADAPDLLPLTGGVALLPVAPASAAELAELFQVRRLGESVEAEVTSEGEEHQVPDPVRILLGPGTPDTYIEHGELRAGGVELDWRRTPDGVVHASTLEGVAAGLAWAAGQWPRRFEVAALLEDPSRTEELARDRWFD comes from the coding sequence ATCATGGCGACCGAGGGGGCCGACCCATTCGGAACCGCGCGGCTGCGACGCGGCGTGCTCGACGCCTGGGGCGCGGGCCCGGCCCGCTTCCGTGAGGACGCCAACGCCGAGGAGGACCTCGCGCTCGGCGGCTACCGCGACCGCCTCGTCGTCGAGCTGGCCCAGAACGCCGCCGACGCCGCCGCCCGCGCCCACGTGCCCGGCCGCCTCCGGCTGACCCTGCATCCCGCGACCGCGACCGCCCCGGCGGTCCTCGCCGCCGCGAACACCGGCGCACCCCTGGACGCCACCGGCGTGGAGTCGCTGTCCACCCTGCGGGCCTCCGCCAAGCGCGAGGGCCACGACGGGGCCGTCGGCAGGTTCGGCGTCGGGTTCGCCGCCGTGCTCGCGGTGAGCGACGAGCCGGCCGTCGTCGGCCGGCACGGAGGCGTGCGCTGGTCCCTCGCCGAGGCACGGGACCTCGCCCGCGAGGCGGCCGTCGGCAGCCCCGGCCTCGGCGACGAGCTCCGCCGCCGCGACGGACACGTCCCCGTGCTGCGCCTCCCGCTGCCCGCCGAGGGCACCGCCCCCGACGGCTACGACACCGTCGTCGTCCTGCCCCTGCGCGACGGTGTCGCCGAGGACCTGGTGGGCCGGCTGCTCGCCGCCGTGGACGACGCGCTGCTGCTCACGCTCACCGGCCTGGACGAGATCGTCGTCGAAACCCCGGACACCGTAAGGACGTTGCGGCGCTCGCAGCAGGGCCCGTACACCCACGTCGAGGACTCCGCGCACGGCACGAACCGCTGGCGCACCGTCACTCGCCACGGCCCCGTCGAGCCCGCCCTGCTCGCCGACCGCCCGCTGGAGGAACGGCTGCGCCCGCACTGGTCGGTGACCTGGGCCGTCCCCGTGGACGCGGAGGGCGCCCCGCTCAGCCCCCGTACCGCCCCCGTCGTGCACGCCCCGACGCCCACCGACGAACCCCTCGGCATCCCGGCGCTGCTCATCGCCTCGCTGCCGCTGGACACCACCCGCCGGCACCCCGCGCCCGGCCCGCTCACCGACTTCCTGGTGCAGCGCGCGGCCGACGCGTACGCGGAACTGCTCGCCGACTGGCAGCCGGTGTCCGTCGCCACGATCGGGCTCGTGCCCGGACCGCTCGGCACGGGCGAGGTGGACGGCGCACTGCGGGGCGCGATCCTGGAGCGGCTGCCGCGCGTCGCGTTCCTGGAACCGGCCGCACCCCGCGACCCCGCCGCCGAACCCGACCGGTGGGACAACTGGGACGCGGGGACGGAGAGCGCCCGCAAGGCCACCACCGCGCTGCGGCCCATCGAGGCCGAGGTGCTGGAGGGCGTGGGCGCCGAGACGGTCGCCGTGCTGGCCGAGGTGCTGCCCTGTCTGCTGCCCGCCGGACTTGAGCGCCGCGTCGAACTGCGCACGCTCGGCGTCGCCCGCGTACCGCTGACCGAGGCGATCGACCGGCTCGCGGGCCTGGAGCGCGACCCCGGCTGGTGGCGGCGGCTGTACGACAGCCTGGCCGGTGTCGATCCGGACCGGCTCTCCGGGCTTCCGGTGCCGCTCGCCGGTGCGGTGTCCCAGGGTGCGGACCCCGAGACCCCGGCCGTCCCGCGTACGACGATCGGCCCCCGCCAGGTCCTGCTCCCGCTGCCCGACGCGCTGACCGGCCCGGTCCTGGACCGGCTCGGCCGGCTCGGGCTGAAGGTCGCGCATCCGGACGCCGCGCACCCGCTCCTGGAGAAGCTGGGCGCCCTGCCCGCCACGCCGCGCGCCGTGCTGACGACCCCGCAGGTGCGGGCCGCCGTCGCCGGTTCGCTGGACGCGGGCGAGATCTGGGACGAGGACGCGCTGGACGGCGACGAGCTCGTGGACACCGTCCTCACCCTGGTCCGGGACGCCGATCTGGCCCCGGGCGACGAGCCGTGGCTCGGGGCGCTAGCCGTGCCCGACGAGGACGGCGAACTCGCACCGGCCGGGGAACTGGTGCTGCCCGGCAGTCCGTTCGCCGCCGTCATGCGCGAGGGCGAACTGGCCTTCTGCGACGCGGAACTGGCCGGCCGCTGGGGCGAACAGCCCCTCACCGCCTGCGGGGTGCTCGCCACGTTCGCGCTCGTCCGGGCCACCGACGTGGTCCTGGACCCGGACGAACTGGAGCCCCGGGACAGCGACTTCGCCGAACCCGACGACGCCGGGCTCCTGGACGCCGTCGACGTGTGGTGCGAGGACATCCTCGACCAGCTCCCGGACACTCCCGTACCGCCGGTCGCGACCGAGATCGTCGCCGTCCGCGACCTCGATCTCGTCGACGACGACGCCTGGCCCCAGGCGCTCGCGATCCTCGCCAGGCCGCCGCTGCGGGACGCCCTGACCCAGCCGGTGCGCGTGCTGCTCCCGGACGGCACCACGCAGTCCGTACGCCCGTACACCGCCTGGTGGCTGCGCGACCACCCGGTGCTCGGCGGCCGCCGCCCTGCCGGATTGCGCTCCCACGGCGGTGACCCCCGGCTGGCGGGCCTGTACGACTCCGCCGACGCGACCGGCTTCGACGACGCTCAGGTGCTGCGCGCCCTCGGCGTGCGGACCTCGGTCGCCGCCCTGCTGGACGAGCCCGGCGGTGCGGCCGAACTCCTCGGCCGGCTCGCGGACGAGGACCGCCCGGTCGGTCCCGTACAACTGCACTCCCTGTACACGGCGCTGGCCGAGCTCGACCCGGAGCAGGTGACGCTGCCGGACGAGCTGCGGGCCGTCGTCGACGGCGAGGTGAGGGTCGTCGACGCGGCGGACGCGATGATCGCGGACGCCCCGGACCTGCTGCCGCTGACCGGGGGAGTGGCGCTTCTGCCCGTCGCCCCGGCCAGCGCGGCGGAGCTGGCCGAGCTGTTCCAGGTGCGGCGGCTCGGCGAGAGCGTCGAGGCGGAGGTGACGTCCGAGGGCGAGGAGCACCAGGTCCCGGACCCGGTCCGCATCCTGCTCGGCCCGGGGACCCCGGACACGTACATCGAGCACGGTGAACTCCGGGCGGGCGGCGTCGAGCTGGACTGGCGACGCACCCCGGACGGTGTCGTGCACGCCTCGACCCTGGAGGGTGTCGCGGCGGGCCTGGCGTGGGCGGCGGGCCAGTGGCCGCGTCGCTTCGAGGTCGCGGCCCTGCTGGAGGACCCGTCCCGTACGGAGGAACTGGCCCGGGACCGCTGGTTCGACTGA